From the genome of Desulfotignum phosphitoxidans DSM 13687, one region includes:
- a CDS encoding YbhB/YbcL family Raf kinase inhibitor-like protein: MKLTSSAFKPGERIPSIYTCDGDNVNPPLEITGVPHEAESLVLIMDDPDVPRHLREDGMWDHWVVFNMPPDTSTIEENTEPDGTPGIGTNGKTGYFGPCPPDREHRYFFKVFALDTRLDLPDKSTKADVEKALAGHVLFHAELMGTYERNR; the protein is encoded by the coding sequence ATGAAACTGACCAGTTCCGCATTCAAACCGGGAGAAAGAATTCCGTCCATTTACACGTGTGACGGCGATAATGTGAACCCGCCTTTGGAGATCACCGGGGTTCCCCATGAAGCAGAAAGCCTGGTGCTGATCATGGATGACCCGGATGTTCCCAGACATCTGCGGGAAGACGGCATGTGGGATCACTGGGTGGTATTCAATATGCCGCCGGATACCAGCACCATTGAAGAAAACACGGAACCCGACGGCACCCCCGGTATCGGCACCAACGGAAAAACCGGATATTTCGGACCCTGCCCCCCGGATCGGGAGCACCGGTATTTCTTCAAGGTGTTCGCCCTGGATACCCGGCTGGATCTGCCTGACAAAAGCACCAAAGCCGACGTGGAAAAAGCCCTGGCCGGCCATGTTCTGTTCCATGCCGAACTGATGGGCACTTATGAACGAAACAGATAG
- a CDS encoding CoA-binding protein: MDLTCLFRPSSMAVIGVSTTHDHHPANVIYNKNHLRYPVQTFAVNPKGGQLNRAPVYGSVGQIETAVDLAVIAVRSRFVPDVVAQCIEKGVKGAVIISGGFAETGDKNLQKEVTDLAAQADFPFVGPNCLGIYSPDAVDTFFLPGERIIHPKKGNIGFVSQSGGVLVDQMVKFAGQGIGVSAAVSIGNKACIRETHMIDWFEQDLGTRVIAFYIEGFECREGREFIQRAHTCTKPIVVLKAGKTARGIAAASSHTASVAGDYRVFSEIMAQHCVAEADTEYELTSFCEALSCYPKGSSGHIGIVSLSGGHGVVAADACGHHGLDIPEIAEQTADAIHSRLSPEIQAIASLKNPLDLTGSCVDDDILTAVRHLSRDSHIDCILALLLPYSPGISADIGAKLSQVARNEGKPLIAYVPKEDKYKIIIEGFELNRIPVASSVEGAVLMAKALKRCHPC; this comes from the coding sequence ATGGATTTAACCTGCCTTTTCAGGCCGTCTTCCATGGCGGTGATCGGTGTGTCCACCACCCATGACCACCATCCCGCCAATGTGATTTACAACAAAAACCATCTGCGGTATCCCGTGCAGACGTTTGCGGTGAATCCAAAAGGCGGTCAATTGAACCGGGCGCCTGTGTACGGGTCTGTGGGTCAGATAGAAACGGCTGTGGACCTGGCCGTGATCGCCGTGCGCTCCCGGTTTGTGCCGGATGTGGTGGCCCAGTGCATTGAAAAAGGCGTCAAAGGCGCGGTGATCATTTCAGGCGGGTTTGCTGAAACCGGCGATAAAAACCTGCAAAAAGAGGTGACGGATCTGGCGGCCCAGGCGGATTTCCCCTTTGTGGGACCCAACTGTCTGGGGATTTATTCGCCCGACGCTGTGGATACGTTTTTTCTGCCGGGGGAACGCATTATTCATCCGAAAAAAGGAAATATCGGATTTGTGTCCCAGAGCGGCGGGGTCCTGGTGGATCAGATGGTGAAATTCGCGGGCCAGGGGATCGGTGTGTCCGCTGCCGTGAGTATCGGAAACAAGGCCTGTATCCGGGAAACCCATATGATCGACTGGTTTGAGCAGGACTTAGGCACCCGGGTCATTGCCTTTTATATTGAAGGGTTTGAATGCCGGGAAGGCCGGGAATTCATCCAACGGGCCCACACCTGCACCAAACCCATTGTGGTGCTCAAGGCCGGCAAAACGGCCCGGGGGATTGCGGCGGCATCCAGCCATACGGCATCCGTGGCCGGGGATTACCGGGTGTTTTCAGAAATCATGGCACAGCATTGTGTGGCCGAAGCAGATACGGAATATGAACTGACCTCGTTTTGCGAGGCACTGAGCTGTTATCCCAAAGGCAGTTCCGGGCACATCGGCATTGTGTCCTTGTCCGGCGGACACGGGGTGGTGGCGGCGGATGCCTGCGGACATCATGGGTTGGATATTCCTGAGATTGCCGAACAAACCGCAGATGCCATCCACTCCCGGCTGTCACCGGAAATCCAGGCCATTGCCTCATTGAAAAACCCTTTGGATTTGACCGGGTCGTGTGTGGATGACGATATCCTGACCGCGGTGCGGCATCTGTCCAGAGATTCTCATATCGACTGCATCCTGGCCCTGCTGCTGCCCTATTCTCCGGGAATTTCCGCGGACATCGGGGCCAAATTGAGTCAGGTGGCCAGAAATGAGGGCAAGCCGCTGATCGCCTATGTGCCCAAAGAGGACAAATACAAGATTATCATTGAAGGATTTGAGCTGAACCGGATTCCCGTGGCCTCGTCCGTGGAAGGGGCGGTGCTCATGGCCAAAGCATTGAAAAGGTGTCATCCATGCTGA
- a CDS encoding malate dehydrogenase: protein MIGIIGSGNVGANTAFFLAEKGVDHVTLFDIQDGLAQGKALDMMEAAPIRGYRTVISGTNDPQDGLNADIVIITAGAVRKPGMDRDALFQANKEIIIDYAKKITRPDTRVIIVSEPVDLLTTLFARHSLLPPEQIMGLGGILDATRLRFLIADELGVSMENVAAQVVGRHSDDMIILHDYCCVSGVPVEHFLSRETIDRLFDQTRQAGGLIVELAGRASAYYGPSAVAADLAEAICHDTGRVLSVSRILSGQFGITETALSLPCVINRAGASSILEPRLDDSQIQTLKTSARTIQETLKEDTHA, encoded by the coding sequence ATGATCGGAATCATCGGCAGCGGCAACGTCGGGGCCAACACCGCTTTTTTCCTGGCGGAAAAAGGGGTGGACCATGTCACCCTTTTCGACATTCAGGACGGTCTGGCCCAGGGAAAAGCCCTGGACATGATGGAAGCCGCCCCTATCCGGGGATACCGCACGGTCATTTCAGGGACAAATGATCCACAGGATGGACTGAATGCGGATATCGTCATCATCACGGCCGGGGCCGTACGCAAACCCGGTATGGATCGAGATGCCCTGTTTCAGGCCAACAAAGAGATCATCATCGACTATGCCAAAAAAATCACCCGGCCGGACACCCGGGTCATCATTGTCTCTGAACCCGTGGACCTGCTTACCACGCTGTTTGCCCGGCATTCATTACTGCCCCCGGAACAGATCATGGGCCTGGGAGGCATTCTGGATGCCACCCGGCTGCGGTTTCTCATTGCAGACGAGCTGGGCGTTTCCATGGAAAATGTGGCGGCCCAGGTGGTGGGAAGACACAGCGATGACATGATCATCCTGCACGACTATTGTTGCGTGTCCGGGGTACCTGTTGAACATTTTCTATCCCGCGAAACCATTGACCGTTTGTTCGATCAGACCCGTCAGGCCGGCGGCCTGATCGTGGAACTGGCCGGCCGGGCCAGCGCCTATTACGGGCCGTCGGCCGTGGCCGCAGACCTGGCTGAAGCCATCTGTCATGACACGGGCCGGGTGTTGTCCGTGTCCCGGATACTGTCCGGCCAGTTCGGCATCACGGAAACAGCCTTGTCCCTGCCCTGCGTCATCAATCGTGCCGGCGCCTCCAGCATACTGGAACCCCGACTGGACGACAGCCAGATCCAGACCCTGAAAACAAGTGCCCGGACCATCCAGGAAACCCTGAAGGAGGACACCCATGCCTAA
- a CDS encoding TIGR01777 family oxidoreductase, which translates to MKRILITGASGFVGKHLVRHFLDFDWHVTGLGTSDAHPDIQASDRFEWVSADTTRPGSWQDHVADADVIINLAGRNIFKRWTKTYKQAIYDSRIHTTRHLVEAMVPDKPVDFLSTSAAGIYGDAGERELAEDAALGSDFLAGVCKDWEGAALAAEEKTGARVRIMRFGVVLGDGGALSVMSPAFKWFAGGPLGSGYQWFPWIHIDDLVKAMNFLIQTPDSFGIYNMVGPKPVRQRAFAKALGQVLHRPAVMPAPGFMVKLVMGELGASLLNSQKAVPRALMNQGFAFSYPDVESALAAIFGNPVPA; encoded by the coding sequence ATGAAACGCATATTGATCACCGGGGCCTCAGGGTTTGTCGGCAAGCATCTGGTCCGACATTTTTTGGATTTTGACTGGCATGTGACCGGGCTGGGGACTTCCGATGCGCATCCTGACATCCAGGCATCTGACCGTTTTGAGTGGGTATCAGCCGATACCACCCGGCCGGGCTCCTGGCAGGACCATGTGGCAGATGCAGATGTCATCATTAATCTGGCAGGTCGTAATATTTTCAAACGCTGGACAAAGACTTATAAACAGGCCATTTATGATTCCCGGATCCATACCACCCGCCATCTGGTGGAAGCCATGGTGCCTGACAAACCCGTTGATTTTTTAAGTACCTCTGCCGCGGGTATTTATGGAGATGCCGGAGAACGGGAACTTGCCGAAGATGCGGCCCTGGGCAGCGATTTTCTGGCCGGGGTGTGTAAAGACTGGGAAGGAGCCGCGCTTGCTGCGGAAGAAAAGACCGGCGCCCGGGTGCGGATCATGCGGTTCGGTGTGGTGCTGGGGGACGGCGGGGCCTTGTCCGTGATGTCTCCGGCATTCAAATGGTTTGCCGGCGGGCCGCTGGGAAGCGGATACCAGTGGTTTCCATGGATTCATATCGATGATCTGGTCAAGGCCATGAATTTTTTGATTCAGACACCGGATTCCTTTGGAATCTACAACATGGTGGGGCCCAAACCCGTGCGGCAGCGTGCGTTTGCCAAAGCCCTGGGACAGGTCCTGCATCGTCCTGCCGTGATGCCTGCACCTGGATTTATGGTGAAACTGGTCATGGGTGAGTTGGGGGCTTCGCTGCTCAACAGCCAGAAGGCCGTGCCCAGGGCGTTGATGAACCAAGGGTTTGCCTTTTCCTATCCGGATGTTGAATCCGCCCTGGCCGCCATATTCGGCAATCCCGTCCCAGCGTGA
- a CDS encoding exodeoxyribonuclease III, with amino-acid sequence MTSSSDTSPREWRLISWNVNGLRAVLKKDFFTSVNRLNPDILLLQETKLQKDQRTPEMIDFSPYESFWAYASVKKGYSGVAAFSKKTPHQVITRFGRPEYDGEGRVIRMDFDRFTLFNVYFPNGQMSDERLQYKLDFYDWLLTYTQTLRDAGKGVIITGDFNTAHNEIDLKNPGPNSNRSGFLRIERDVLDRMIDAGYVDTFRHFYPEKVKYSWWSYRFNARKNNAGWRIDYFFVTQDLLDNGVVKDAFIDNDIFGSDHCPVGLIITV; translated from the coding sequence ATGACTTCCTCTTCTGATACGTCCCCCCGGGAATGGCGGCTCATTTCCTGGAATGTCAACGGGCTTCGGGCCGTGCTGAAAAAAGATTTTTTCACGTCTGTGAACCGGCTGAATCCGGATATTCTCCTGCTCCAGGAAACCAAACTTCAGAAAGACCAGCGGACCCCGGAAATGATCGATTTTTCACCCTATGAATCCTTTTGGGCCTATGCCAGCGTGAAAAAAGGGTACAGCGGAGTGGCCGCATTTTCAAAAAAGACGCCCCACCAGGTGATCACACGGTTTGGCCGGCCGGAATATGATGGCGAAGGCCGGGTGATCCGGATGGATTTTGATCGCTTCACCCTGTTCAATGTCTATTTTCCCAACGGGCAGATGAGTGACGAGCGCCTCCAATACAAGCTGGATTTTTATGACTGGCTTCTTACTTATACCCAGACGCTGCGGGATGCGGGCAAAGGGGTGATCATCACCGGCGACTTCAACACGGCCCATAATGAGATCGACCTGAAAAATCCCGGCCCCAATTCAAACCGGTCCGGATTTTTGCGCATCGAGCGGGATGTGCTGGACCGCATGATCGATGCAGGATACGTGGATACGTTCCGCCATTTTTATCCGGAAAAAGTGAAATACTCGTGGTGGTCCTACCGGTTCAACGCCCGGAAAAACAATGCCGGGTGGCGCATCGATTATTTTTTTGTCACACAGGACCTGCTGGACAACGGCGTGGTCAAAGATGCGTTTATCGACAATGACATTTTCGGATCCGACCATTGCCCTGTGGGGTTGATCATCACGGTGTGA
- a CDS encoding acetate--CoA ligase family protein: protein MLTPRITQILESARSAGWVLEPFAKEILADRKLAVPNNVLTDSKETATQFLADCGGPVVLKAVSPLIVHKTEHQAVVTHVQDPDTLAAQMTRLLSLKGCDQVLVEEMVSGIEVLVGAKNDLQFGPVVVLGLGGTRMEIYNDTAIRLAPVTEADVTSMVKALKAGPILEGFRGKPGVNMADLTRMLVDFSHLVMDLEAFFESIDLNPVMCDSDRCVVADARIILLPER from the coding sequence ATGCTGACCCCCCGCATCACACAGATCCTTGAATCCGCCCGTTCGGCCGGCTGGGTCCTGGAGCCGTTCGCCAAAGAAATTCTGGCCGACCGGAAACTGGCGGTTCCCAACAACGTGCTGACCGATTCAAAAGAGACGGCCACACAGTTTCTGGCTGATTGTGGCGGCCCCGTGGTGCTTAAAGCGGTTTCCCCGTTGATTGTCCATAAAACCGAACACCAGGCCGTGGTGACCCATGTGCAGGATCCGGATACACTGGCCGCTCAAATGACCCGGCTGTTATCCCTCAAGGGATGTGACCAGGTCCTGGTGGAGGAAATGGTGTCGGGTATTGAAGTGCTGGTGGGTGCGAAAAACGATCTTCAGTTCGGGCCGGTGGTGGTGCTGGGACTGGGGGGCACCCGTATGGAAATATACAATGACACGGCCATCCGCCTGGCACCGGTGACGGAAGCGGATGTGACATCCATGGTCAAGGCCCTGAAAGCCGGGCCGATTCTGGAAGGGTTCCGGGGGAAACCCGGCGTGAACATGGCTGATTTGACCCGGATGCTGGTGGATTTTTCCCATCTGGTCATGGACCTGGAAGCTTTTTTTGAATCCATTGATCTGAATCCCGTGATGTGTGATTCAGACCGCTGTGTGGTGGCGGATGCCCGAATTATTCTGCTGCCGGAAAGATAA
- a CDS encoding ABC1 kinase family protein: MEFKTFTHLARLKDMAMIMARFGFGDLVQRLDLPVKHLVHTISPETDTDTDVYQRIRMVIEELGPTFVKLGQILSMRPDILPVPMIRELTKLQDAVGTISFDEVKQVLEQEFDTPLEKLFRSFDPKPLAAASLSQVHKAIHPTLNRVVAVKIRRPGIVKTVETDLSILEVLAEKIHNNMESMQVYDLPGIVATNRRTLLKEMDFSREGRYIQIAKSKIESGSDIVIPDVFTEYNTPKVLVTAFIKGTKITSHMDLPAEERKALAVSGMQSAVLQILEHGFYHADPHPGNMVITVDKRLCLMDWGMVGRLTPEERNDLLFFIRAAVDNDSRKLAQMVLSIATARKSVNARQLEKDLMEIMDVYLSLPLKQIRVGSLLEDLVGVLKSHALRLPPDMSIVIKALITVEGTARMLYPELDVISEAKPHVHRLVSRQYSKGYIWQRLRSNVSAMWGLQQHLPQTVSAILKKIEHDDVTIGFDHKNLNPLQKALESSFNRLTLGIVLGAMIMGSSMIITTGVGPLLFGYPALGMAGYLISAVIGLWLIITIIRGKEY, from the coding sequence ATGGAATTCAAAACATTCACCCATCTGGCCCGGTTAAAGGACATGGCCATGATCATGGCCAGATTCGGATTTGGGGACCTGGTTCAGCGCCTGGACCTGCCCGTGAAACATCTGGTACACACTATCTCGCCTGAAACCGATACAGACACGGATGTGTACCAGCGCATCCGGATGGTCATCGAGGAACTGGGTCCCACGTTTGTCAAACTGGGGCAGATCTTGAGCATGCGGCCCGATATACTGCCCGTGCCCATGATCCGGGAGCTGACAAAACTCCAGGATGCCGTGGGAACCATTTCGTTTGACGAGGTCAAGCAGGTGCTGGAACAGGAGTTTGATACCCCGCTGGAAAAATTGTTTCGATCCTTTGATCCAAAACCGCTGGCAGCCGCATCTTTGTCCCAGGTGCACAAGGCAATCCACCCGACCCTGAACCGGGTGGTGGCTGTGAAAATCCGGCGGCCGGGCATTGTCAAAACCGTTGAAACCGATCTGAGTATTCTGGAGGTTCTGGCTGAAAAAATTCACAACAACATGGAAAGCATGCAGGTATATGATCTCCCGGGGATTGTGGCAACCAACCGCCGCACCCTGCTCAAGGAGATGGATTTTTCCAGGGAAGGCCGGTATATCCAGATTGCCAAATCCAAAATTGAATCAGGCTCCGACATTGTCATCCCGGACGTGTTCACTGAATACAACACCCCTAAAGTTCTGGTCACGGCATTTATCAAGGGAACCAAAATCACGTCTCATATGGATCTGCCGGCGGAAGAACGCAAAGCCCTTGCCGTAAGCGGGATGCAGTCGGCTGTACTTCAGATCCTGGAACACGGGTTTTATCATGCAGACCCCCATCCGGGCAATATGGTGATCACTGTTGACAAGCGCTTGTGTCTCATGGACTGGGGCATGGTGGGCCGGCTCACACCGGAGGAAAGAAACGATCTGCTGTTTTTCATCCGGGCTGCGGTAGACAACGACAGCCGGAAACTGGCACAGATGGTGCTGAGCATTGCCACAGCCCGCAAAAGCGTCAATGCCCGCCAACTGGAAAAAGATCTGATGGAGATCATGGATGTGTATCTGTCTTTACCCTTGAAACAGATCCGGGTGGGATCGCTGCTGGAAGACCTGGTCGGGGTGTTGAAATCCCATGCCCTGCGGCTGCCGCCGGACATGTCCATCGTTATCAAGGCGTTGATCACCGTGGAAGGCACGGCCCGGATGCTCTACCCGGAGCTGGATGTGATTTCAGAAGCCAAACCCCATGTGCACCGGCTGGTATCCCGGCAGTATTCCAAAGGCTATATCTGGCAGCGGCTGCGCAGCAATGTATCTGCCATGTGGGGCCTGCAGCAGCACCTGCCCCAGACGGTATCTGCCATCCTGAAAAAAATCGAACACGATGACGTGACCATCGGATTTGATCACAAGAATCTGAATCCGTTGCAGAAAGCTCTGGAAAGCAGCTTCAACCGCCTGACCCTGGGCATTGTTTTAGGCGCCATGATCATGGGATCCTCCATGATCATCACCACGGGTGTGGGCCCGCTGCTCTTCGGATACCCGGCCCTGGGCATGGCCGGGTATCTGATTTCCGCCGTGATCGGATTGTGGCTGATCATCACCATTATCCGGGGCAAAGAATATTGA
- a CDS encoding rubredoxin-like domain-containing protein has protein sequence MKAWKCTVCNYVHEGEFPPEKCPVCGADKSKFVEIQPSDEPDKSKPETAGSAISEPEKTETPAPQSLYQKITDLMIRHHAHPILVHTPNGILPIAAVLFVIAWLFDATLPAKAAAVNLVFVVLALPLVVYTGVLEWQRKYNQADTLLFRIKILAATLTCASCLISLIWFLVNPAVLSTSLAWIFILINLIMLASAGIAGYIGGKLVFKD, from the coding sequence ATGAAAGCCTGGAAATGTACGGTTTGTAACTATGTCCACGAAGGAGAATTTCCCCCGGAAAAATGCCCGGTATGCGGGGCTGACAAAAGCAAATTTGTGGAAATACAACCCTCTGATGAACCTGACAAATCAAAACCTGAAACCGCTGGCTCCGCAATTTCTGAACCTGAAAAGACCGAGACCCCGGCACCTCAATCCTTATATCAGAAGATCACCGATCTGATGATCCGGCATCATGCCCACCCCATCCTGGTGCATACACCCAACGGAATTCTGCCCATTGCCGCTGTTCTTTTCGTTATCGCCTGGCTGTTCGATGCCACCCTGCCGGCCAAAGCCGCAGCCGTCAATCTGGTGTTTGTGGTGCTGGCCCTGCCCCTGGTCGTTTACACGGGCGTGCTGGAATGGCAGCGAAAATACAACCAGGCAGATACCCTGCTTTTCAGAATTAAAATTCTGGCCGCCACCCTGACCTGTGCCTCCTGTCTGATCTCTCTGATCTGGTTCCTTGTGAATCCGGCCGTGCTGTCAACCTCTCTGGCCTGGATATTTATTCTGATAAACCTGATCATGCTGGCATCGGCCGGAATTGCCGGTTATATCGGCGGCAAACTGGTTTTCAAGGATTGA
- a CDS encoding ferritin family protein: MNFGSIDEILTFAIDKENEAVAFYRDQAAKATKDSLKEIFESFAKEEEKHAALLSDISGNKEKIESYEFKKIPDLRISDYMVEKDYEEGMPMPEILKVAMKREEKAVKLYQTLADQTGNADAKKLFLMLVQEESKHKLGLESMYDDYLAEQDN, from the coding sequence ATGAATTTCGGATCCATTGACGAGATATTGACATTTGCCATTGACAAAGAAAATGAAGCCGTCGCATTTTACCGGGACCAGGCGGCAAAAGCCACCAAAGACTCTCTTAAGGAAATTTTTGAAAGTTTTGCCAAAGAAGAGGAAAAACATGCGGCCCTGTTGTCCGATATTTCAGGCAACAAGGAAAAAATCGAATCCTATGAGTTCAAAAAGATTCCGGATTTGAGAATCAGTGATTATATGGTGGAAAAAGACTATGAAGAAGGCATGCCCATGCCCGAAATTCTCAAAGTGGCCATGAAACGGGAGGAAAAAGCCGTCAAGCTGTACCAGACCCTGGCGGATCAGACAGGCAATGCCGATGCCAAAAAATTGTTTTTGATGCTGGTTCAGGAAGAGTCCAAGCATAAACTGGGACTGGAATCCATGTATGATGATTACCTGGCGGAACAGGACAATTAA
- the icd gene encoding isocitrate dehydrogenase (NADP(+)): MPDSIALNPDGTLHVPDHPIIGCIPGDGTGPDIWNATRPVLETAVDTAYNGNRQITFEELPAGEISFKQTGEWLPLSTLDRIRALRVAIKGPMTTPVGKGMRSLNVAIRQELDLFACIRPARYIRGVPSPCSRPAAIDMVIFRENTEDLYAGIEWPSGSDEAKEIIDLIRKKTGKSLAPDTTGIGIKPISRENTQRLVRKAIQFAVDHQRKSVTLMHKGNIMKFTEGAFLNWGLEVGTTEFADHVILEDRLWKEFNGKPPKGSIVLKDRIADNMFQQVLLRPEDYDVIAAPNLNGDYISDLLAAMVGGLGLAPGANIGTDCAVFEATHGTAPKYAGKDKVNPGSLILSGAMMLDHMEWHEAAELVRDALQQAIAAKQVTYDLARKIPGATEVSCSEFGRQICRLMTP; the protein is encoded by the coding sequence ATGCCTGATTCCATCGCTTTGAACCCGGACGGCACGCTTCATGTACCGGATCATCCCATTATCGGCTGTATCCCCGGGGACGGCACGGGTCCGGATATCTGGAATGCCACCCGGCCGGTACTGGAAACCGCTGTAGACACCGCTTACAACGGCAACCGGCAGATCACTTTTGAAGAACTGCCTGCCGGAGAGATCTCTTTTAAACAGACCGGCGAATGGCTGCCTTTGTCCACCCTGGACCGGATCCGAGCATTGCGGGTGGCCATTAAAGGCCCCATGACCACCCCGGTGGGTAAAGGCATGCGGTCCCTTAACGTGGCCATCCGCCAGGAACTGGATCTGTTCGCCTGCATCCGGCCGGCCAGATATATCCGGGGGGTTCCTTCTCCGTGCAGTCGTCCGGCGGCCATTGACATGGTGATTTTCAGGGAAAACACGGAAGACCTGTACGCCGGGATCGAATGGCCTTCCGGCAGTGACGAGGCCAAAGAAATCATTGATCTGATCCGAAAAAAAACCGGCAAATCTCTGGCCCCGGACACCACGGGCATCGGCATCAAGCCCATTAGCCGGGAGAACACACAGCGCCTGGTCCGCAAAGCGATTCAATTTGCCGTTGATCACCAGCGCAAAAGCGTGACCTTGATGCACAAGGGCAATATCATGAAATTCACGGAAGGCGCTTTTCTGAACTGGGGCCTGGAGGTGGGAACAACGGAATTTGCCGATCATGTGATTTTGGAAGACCGGCTGTGGAAGGAATTCAACGGCAAACCACCCAAAGGCAGCATCGTGCTCAAGGACCGGATCGCCGACAACATGTTCCAGCAGGTCCTGCTGCGGCCCGAAGATTATGATGTGATTGCCGCGCCCAATCTGAACGGGGATTATATTTCCGATCTTCTGGCCGCCATGGTGGGCGGGCTGGGACTGGCGCCGGGGGCCAATATCGGCACGGACTGCGCCGTGTTTGAAGCCACCCACGGCACGGCCCCCAAATATGCGGGCAAAGACAAGGTCAATCCCGGATCATTGATTCTGTCCGGGGCCATGATGCTGGATCACATGGAATGGCACGAGGCGGCAGAACTGGTTCGCGATGCCCTGCAGCAGGCCATTGCCGCCAAACAGGTCACATATGATCTGGCCCGGAAGATCCCCGGAGCCACCGAAGTTTCCTGTTCCGAGTTCGGCCGGCAGATCTGCCGGTTGATGACCCCTTGA
- a CDS encoding type II toxin-antitoxin system RelE family toxin, producing the protein MNHIFSSVFVVDRRYYPTDLFETKLDQVQKADPKGYQRIRKTIDRLLVDPSISDGKMKGVYHGRLKKYVGRRDYRLIYYWCERCLKENKRLHCGPIPNNSVIFFDLYHKKDKKKLKQLA; encoded by the coding sequence ATGAATCATATCTTTTCTTCCGTGTTTGTCGTTGATCGGCGGTACTATCCCACCGACCTGTTCGAAACCAAGCTGGATCAGGTGCAAAAGGCTGATCCCAAAGGGTATCAGCGGATCCGGAAAACCATTGACCGGTTGCTGGTCGATCCGTCCATCTCAGACGGCAAGATGAAAGGGGTCTACCACGGGCGGCTCAAAAAATATGTGGGCCGCCGGGACTACCGGCTCATTTACTACTGGTGCGAACGGTGTCTCAAGGAAAACAAGCGGTTGCACTGCGGCCCCATCCCCAACAACAGCGTGATCTTTTTTGATCTGTATCATAAAAAAGACAAAAAAAAGCTGAAGCAGCTGGCGTAG
- the mdh gene encoding malate dehydrogenase: MPKVSIIGAGNVGATAVYYIAEKNLADIVMVDVVKGLPQAKALDYLHAAPMRNYQVHILGTNDYQDIKDSDVVILTAGIPRKPGMDRMDLMKINVDIAKKAAQAIAEYAPNAVVVVVSNPLDVIAMATLQETGFALKRVMGMAGVLDATRFRYFIAEKLTVWPGDVMAMVLGGHGDTMVPLPRYTRVNGIPVTELIGPEDLEKLIDRTRTGGGEIVSLLKQGSAFYAPGASVAKMVEAIIKDEKRVVPVSAYLRGEYGYQDMFLGVPALLGKNGVEKILELPLTDAEKTALDASAKAVKDGVDTLRSFFSPG, translated from the coding sequence ATGCCTAAAGTATCCATTATCGGCGCCGGAAACGTGGGCGCCACCGCCGTGTATTATATTGCGGAAAAAAACCTGGCCGACATCGTGATGGTGGATGTGGTAAAAGGACTTCCCCAGGCCAAGGCACTGGACTATCTTCATGCCGCACCCATGAGAAATTACCAGGTACACATCCTGGGCACCAATGATTATCAAGACATCAAAGATTCGGACGTGGTGATCCTCACCGCCGGAATTCCCCGGAAACCGGGCATGGACCGCATGGATTTGATGAAAATCAACGTGGATATCGCCAAAAAAGCAGCCCAGGCCATTGCCGAATACGCCCCCAATGCCGTGGTGGTGGTGGTGTCCAATCCTTTGGATGTCATTGCCATGGCCACGCTCCAGGAAACGGGATTTGCCCTCAAGCGGGTCATGGGCATGGCCGGGGTCCTGGATGCCACAAGGTTCCGGTACTTTATCGCAGAAAAACTCACCGTGTGGCCCGGGGATGTCATGGCCATGGTCTTAGGCGGTCATGGGGATACCATGGTGCCTTTGCCCCGATATACAAGGGTAAACGGCATTCCGGTCACGGAACTGATTGGGCCGGAGGATCTTGAAAAACTGATTGACCGGACCCGCACGGGCGGGGGGGAAATTGTATCCCTGCTTAAACAGGGGTCCGCGTTTTATGCGCCCGGGGCTTCGGTTGCCAAGATGGTGGAAGCCATCATCAAGGATGAAAAACGGGTGGTGCCGGTGTCCGCCTATCTGCGGGGAGAATACGGGTACCAGGATATGTTTCTGGGGGTACCTGCCCTGCTGGGAAAAAACGGGGTGGAAAAAATTTTGGAACTGCCTTTGACGGATGCGGAAAAAACGGCGCTGGATGCATCTGCCAAAGCCGTCAAAGACGGGGTGGATACCCTGCGGTCTTTTTTCTCTCCGGGATAA